The following proteins come from a genomic window of Deinococcus sp. KSM4-11:
- a CDS encoding SDR family NAD(P)-dependent oxidoreductase has translation MSSPSGPGPLTGRVALVTGGAGGIGSAICETLAGAGAAVIVGYSGSEERAATLADRLPGSGHRALRVTVDDSGVLVAAAADVQALEGRLDILVNNAGITTPVPHADLEGLSDGWIDTILRVNVRGPFACVRAFAPLLRAHGSGLVVNISSVAAVTGLGSNVAYCASKAALDSLTRSLARALAPDIRVLSVSPGWVDGEYAARMPPELIAAQATLTPLGRIARPQEVGRAVLAAATHLTFTTGAVIPVDGGRPLG, from the coding sequence GTGAGCAGTCCCTCCGGCCCCGGCCCCCTGACCGGCCGCGTTGCCCTGGTCACCGGCGGGGCCGGCGGCATCGGCAGCGCGATCTGCGAGACCCTGGCCGGCGCCGGTGCGGCGGTCATCGTGGGCTACAGCGGCAGCGAGGAGCGCGCCGCGACCCTGGCGGACCGGCTGCCAGGCAGCGGCCACCGCGCCCTCCGCGTGACGGTCGACGATTCCGGCGTGCTGGTCGCGGCCGCCGCCGATGTGCAGGCCCTCGAGGGCCGGCTGGACATCCTCGTGAACAACGCCGGGATCACGACGCCGGTGCCGCACGCGGATCTGGAGGGCCTAAGCGACGGGTGGATCGACACCATCTTGCGCGTCAACGTGAGGGGCCCGTTCGCGTGCGTGCGGGCCTTCGCGCCGCTGCTGCGGGCGCACGGGAGCGGGCTGGTGGTGAACATCTCCTCGGTGGCCGCCGTCACGGGCCTGGGCTCCAACGTGGCCTACTGCGCCTCCAAGGCCGCCCTGGACTCGCTGACCCGCTCGCTGGCCCGCGCCCTCGCGCCGGACATCCGGGTGCTGAGCGTGTCGCCGGGCTGGGTGGACGGCGAGTACGCGGCCCGCATGCCGCCCGAACTGATCGCGGCGCAGGCGACGCTGACCCCCCTGGGGCGCATCGCCCGGCCGCAGGAGGTGGGCCGCGCCGTCCTGGCCGCCGCGACCCACCTGACCTTCACGACCGGCGCGGTCATCCCGGTGGACGGCGGGCGCCCGCTCGGGTGA
- a CDS encoding LacI family DNA-binding transcriptional regulator produces MTRPPTSPPVPAQRITSLDVSRAAGVSQSAVSRAFTPGASISAETRRRVLETAERLGYQPNAIARSLVTQRSGIVALIVGELHNPFYPQALSQFAQALEARGKRALLLTHDPRRDVQETLDAARSYQIEAAIVFPTRLTARPPSLGNVQDGGIPVLLFNRHLPGHQLLSVACDNYSGGRLAAQVLLDAGVRRPAFIGGDPDTSTHQDRLRGFTDRLAEAGLRPVATPARAFQYDWGVQATLHLDAAGERPDGFFGANDIVAIGVLDALRTLGRRVPDEVSVIGFDNIDESARLAYRLTTIGQPLAAMVEDALRALDDPRSGEGPRLHAPELIWRDTVVGGRS; encoded by the coding sequence ATGACCCGTCCGCCCACGAGCCCACCGGTTCCCGCCCAGCGGATCACGTCCCTGGACGTGTCGCGCGCGGCGGGCGTGTCGCAGTCCGCTGTGTCGCGGGCCTTCACGCCGGGCGCGTCCATCAGCGCCGAGACGCGACGCCGGGTGCTGGAGACCGCTGAGCGGCTCGGGTACCAGCCCAACGCCATCGCGCGCTCCCTCGTCACCCAGCGCAGCGGGATCGTCGCGCTGATCGTGGGGGAACTGCACAATCCGTTCTACCCGCAGGCTCTCTCCCAGTTCGCCCAGGCGCTCGAGGCGCGCGGCAAGCGGGCATTGTTGCTCACCCATGATCCCCGGCGCGACGTGCAGGAGACGCTGGACGCCGCGAGGTCGTACCAGATCGAGGCGGCCATCGTGTTCCCCACCCGCCTGACCGCCAGGCCCCCCAGCCTGGGCAACGTGCAGGACGGCGGCATCCCGGTGCTGCTGTTCAACCGGCACCTGCCCGGCCACCAGCTGCTCTCGGTCGCCTGTGACAACTACAGCGGCGGTCGGCTGGCGGCGCAGGTGCTGCTGGACGCCGGCGTGCGCCGACCGGCTTTCATCGGCGGCGATCCCGACACGTCCACCCACCAGGATCGCCTGCGGGGCTTCACGGATCGCCTCGCCGAGGCGGGCCTGCGGCCGGTGGCGACGCCCGCCCGCGCGTTCCAGTACGACTGGGGCGTGCAGGCCACCCTTCACCTCGACGCCGCAGGCGAGCGGCCCGACGGATTTTTCGGCGCGAACGACATCGTGGCGATCGGCGTGCTCGACGCGCTGCGCACGCTGGGACGGCGCGTGCCCGACGAGGTCAGCGTGATCGGATTCGACAACATCGACGAGTCGGCCCGCCTCGCCTACCGGCTGACGACCATCGGACAGCCGCTGGCGGCCATGGTGGAGGACGCCCTGCGCGCCCTGGACGACCCGCGGTCGGGCGAAGGCCCGCGCCTGCACGCGCCCGAACTCATCTGGCGCGACACGGTTGTCGGCGGCCGGTCGTGA
- a CDS encoding potassium/proton antiporter gives MNHVNPIDLPVLLISVLLLLGLLASKLGGRLGIPGLVLFLVIGMLAGSEGPGGIDFENYPLTQAVGILTLTFILYSGGLETDWAHTRPALRDGLLLATLGVLLTTGLVAVVAHALLALPWLTSVLLGAVVSSTDASAVFSVLKERALGLKGQIKPLLEFESGVNDPMAVFLVIGLTSLIAHPGTPWTDVIPLFLKQMVLGSVIGLGLGRLAVLVFNRINLPSDGLYTVLSVALVGLVYASTALVGGSGFLAVYIAGVVLGNSSFVHKRSLRQWHEGLTYLLEIGMFLLLGLLVFPSKVVQLAVPSLLISLFLMFVARPVAVYISLALARMPTPHKGMVAWVGLRGAVPIILATFPLLEHLPGADTIFNVAFFIMLTSLLIQGTTLPVVARWLGVDAEKAGGQNTQRLQFTPTGAGKNDLVEVVVPPHSRVVGQRIVSLNFPPEALILLIHRGGEYIVPSGSTILEAGDELQMLGSSAFLDRVRARIEPSADAAT, from the coding sequence ATGAACCATGTCAATCCCATCGACCTTCCCGTCTTGCTGATCTCCGTGCTGCTGCTCCTCGGACTCCTGGCCAGTAAGCTCGGCGGTCGACTCGGCATTCCGGGCCTGGTGCTGTTCCTGGTCATCGGCATGCTGGCGGGCAGCGAGGGGCCCGGCGGGATCGACTTCGAGAATTACCCCCTGACGCAGGCCGTCGGGATTCTCACCCTGACCTTCATCCTGTATTCCGGCGGCCTGGAGACCGACTGGGCGCACACCCGGCCCGCCCTGCGCGACGGACTGCTGCTCGCCACGCTGGGTGTACTCCTCACCACCGGGTTGGTGGCGGTGGTGGCGCACGCGCTGCTCGCGCTGCCCTGGCTGACGAGCGTACTGCTGGGCGCGGTGGTGTCGAGTACGGATGCCAGCGCGGTCTTCTCGGTGCTCAAGGAGCGGGCGCTGGGCCTCAAGGGCCAGATCAAACCTCTGCTGGAATTCGAATCGGGCGTGAACGACCCCATGGCCGTGTTCCTGGTGATCGGTCTGACGTCCCTGATCGCCCATCCGGGCACGCCGTGGACGGACGTCATTCCGCTGTTCCTCAAGCAGATGGTACTGGGGAGCGTCATCGGCCTGGGGCTGGGCCGGCTGGCCGTGCTGGTCTTCAACCGGATCAACCTGCCGTCGGACGGGCTGTACACCGTCCTGTCGGTCGCGCTGGTGGGCCTGGTGTACGCGTCCACGGCGCTGGTGGGCGGCAGTGGGTTTCTCGCGGTGTATATCGCGGGGGTCGTGCTGGGCAACAGTTCGTTCGTGCACAAGCGGTCGCTGCGCCAGTGGCACGAGGGCCTGACGTACCTGCTCGAGATCGGCATGTTCCTGCTGCTCGGCCTGCTGGTGTTTCCGTCGAAGGTCGTGCAGCTCGCCGTGCCCAGCCTGCTGATCTCCCTGTTCCTGATGTTCGTGGCCCGCCCGGTCGCCGTGTACATCAGCCTCGCCCTGGCCCGCATGCCCACCCCTCACAAGGGCATGGTGGCGTGGGTGGGGCTGCGCGGCGCGGTGCCGATCATCCTGGCCACCTTCCCGCTGCTCGAGCACCTGCCGGGCGCCGACACCATTTTCAACGTGGCCTTTTTCATCATGCTGACCAGTCTGTTGATCCAGGGCACGACCCTGCCGGTGGTGGCCCGCTGGCTTGGCGTCGATGCCGAGAAGGCCGGGGGCCAGAACACGCAGCGTCTGCAATTCACGCCCACCGGAGCCGGCAAGAACGACCTCGTGGAAGTGGTCGTGCCTCCGCACTCGCGGGTGGTCGGGCAGCGGATCGTGAGCCTGAACTTCCCGCCCGAGGCCCTGATCCTGCTGATCCACCGGGGCGGGGAGTACATCGTGCCCAGCGGATCGACGATCCTGGAGGCCGGCGACGAGTTGCAGATGCTGGGGAGCTCCGCGTTCCTCGACCGGGTGCGCGCCAGAATCGAGCCGTCGGCCGACGCCGCCACGTAG
- a CDS encoding cell wall metabolism sensor histidine kinase WalK: protein MLTRLLRATGLRRGPSLALTMLLAMLAVSLLTVASMFVLSNAVVEREVRRLPPEMQTYLRAQAEAQRRGQVIVSTPNPEVRTGSVADPYLPPGQSSPDVGGSVYSAAGQVLTIVEGRRVRTRDDGSGGGGPKTFAPRTQDFVRQVQAALVQVGVIAAIASALLAFLLARRVAQPVSAISRAAQGLAKGNLAVRAPVFRGEREVADLARTFNEMASNLQHLELERRQAVADIAHELRTPLAVIQARLDALEDGVYPLNTEQVRMLSIQAQVLTRLVDDLRTLTLLEAGQLPLYRAQTDLAALGAQVVHDLTDRAAARGVALTLTCHPAQAWADPHRVRQILANLVENAVRHARGHVQVSVEPLGDAVVLRVDDDGPGIPAESRDAVFTRFTRLDDSRQRDTGGSGLGLAIVHALAAAHGGRARADESEFLGGASFIVQLPQHTPTPA, encoded by the coding sequence ATGCTTACCCGGCTGCTGCGGGCAACCGGACTGCGGCGCGGGCCGAGCCTGGCGCTGACCATGCTGCTGGCCATGCTGGCCGTGTCGCTGCTCACCGTGGCGAGCATGTTCGTGCTGTCCAACGCCGTGGTGGAGCGCGAGGTGCGGCGCCTGCCGCCGGAGATGCAGACCTATCTGCGCGCCCAGGCCGAAGCGCAGCGGCGCGGTCAGGTGATCGTCTCCACGCCCAATCCGGAGGTTCGCACCGGGTCGGTCGCCGACCCGTACCTGCCGCCCGGTCAGAGCAGCCCGGATGTGGGCGGCAGCGTCTACAGCGCCGCCGGGCAGGTTCTGACCATCGTCGAGGGCCGCCGCGTCCGCACGCGGGACGATGGGAGCGGAGGCGGCGGGCCGAAGACCTTTGCGCCCCGCACCCAGGATTTCGTGCGGCAGGTGCAGGCCGCGCTGGTGCAGGTGGGCGTCATCGCCGCGATTGCGTCCGCGCTGCTGGCCTTCTTGCTGGCCCGGCGGGTCGCGCAGCCGGTGAGTGCCATCAGCCGGGCCGCCCAGGGCCTCGCGAAGGGGAACCTCGCGGTGCGCGCCCCGGTCTTCCGGGGGGAACGCGAGGTGGCGGACCTCGCGAGAACCTTCAACGAAATGGCCAGCAACCTCCAGCACCTCGAACTGGAGCGGCGGCAGGCGGTGGCGGACATCGCGCATGAACTGCGCACACCCCTGGCCGTGATCCAGGCCCGGCTGGACGCCCTGGAGGACGGCGTGTACCCGCTGAACACCGAGCAGGTGCGGATGCTGAGCATCCAGGCGCAGGTGCTCACGCGGCTGGTCGACGACCTGCGCACCCTGACCCTGCTGGAGGCCGGGCAGCTCCCGCTGTACCGCGCGCAGACGGACCTTGCAGCCCTGGGCGCCCAGGTCGTGCACGACCTGACGGACCGGGCGGCGGCGCGCGGCGTGGCCCTGACGCTGACGTGCCACCCCGCCCAGGCCTGGGCCGATCCCCACCGGGTGCGGCAGATCCTGGCGAACCTGGTCGAGAACGCGGTGCGCCACGCGCGGGGCCACGTGCAGGTCAGCGTGGAACCCCTGGGTGACGCGGTGGTGCTGCGCGTCGACGACGACGGCCCCGGCATTCCCGCCGAGAGCCGCGACGCGGTCTTCACCCGCTTTACCCGCCTGGACGACAGCCGCCAGCGCGACACGGGGGGCAGCGGCCTGGGCCTGGCCATCGTGCACGCCCTGGCGGCCGCACACGGAGGCCGTGCCCGGGCGGACGAGAGCGAATTCCTGGGCGGCGCGAGTTTCATCGTGCAACTGCCGCAACACACGCCCACCCCGGCGTGA
- the hisD gene encoding histidinol dehydrogenase, which yields MARILKSGMNAQTQLSLNETVQTTVRGLIADIRARGDDSLRQHSQAFDGWNPPSFRLSAEQIEHAVAQVPEVQLASIRFALEQVRTFAQAQRASIHEVEIETMPGVTLGHKVLPMNSVACYVPGGRYPMIASAIMSVATAKVAGVRRVVAVTPPKDGQPYPATVATMHLAGADEIYIMGGVQALAALALGTPSIPAVDMLVGPGNAYVAEAKRQLFGQVGIDLLAGPTETLVIADDSVDAELVATDLLGQAEHGTNSPAVLLTTSETLAHAVEAEIERQLGVLSTAAVAGQAWRDYGQIILADDEDEMIRMADEIASEHVQVLTRDPDVFLSGMTNYGSLFLGPETNVAYGDKAIGTNHILPTGRAARYTGGLWVGKFLKTVTYQRATREASVVVGRHCSVICGIEGFAGHQRQADLRVERYGPALAVGTDD from the coding sequence GACTCGCTGCGCCAGCACTCGCAGGCCTTCGACGGCTGGAATCCGCCGAGCTTCCGCCTGAGCGCCGAGCAGATCGAGCACGCTGTGGCCCAGGTGCCCGAGGTGCAGCTCGCCTCCATCCGGTTCGCGCTGGAACAGGTGCGCACCTTCGCGCAGGCGCAGCGGGCGTCCATCCACGAAGTGGAGATCGAGACGATGCCCGGCGTCACCCTGGGGCATAAGGTGTTGCCCATGAACTCGGTGGCGTGCTACGTGCCGGGCGGGCGCTACCCCATGATCGCCTCGGCCATCATGAGCGTGGCGACCGCCAAGGTCGCGGGCGTGCGCCGGGTGGTGGCCGTGACGCCCCCCAAGGACGGGCAGCCGTACCCGGCCACCGTGGCGACCATGCACCTCGCCGGCGCCGACGAGATCTACATCATGGGCGGCGTGCAGGCGCTCGCGGCGCTGGCGCTCGGCACGCCGAGCATCCCGGCCGTGGACATGCTGGTCGGCCCCGGCAACGCCTACGTCGCCGAGGCCAAGCGGCAGCTCTTCGGCCAGGTCGGCATCGACCTGCTGGCCGGCCCGACCGAGACCCTGGTCATCGCCGACGACTCGGTCGACGCGGAGCTGGTCGCGACGGACCTGCTCGGACAGGCCGAGCACGGCACGAACTCGCCGGCAGTGCTGCTCACCACCTCCGAGACGCTCGCCCACGCGGTGGAGGCCGAGATCGAGCGTCAACTGGGCGTGCTGTCCACCGCCGCCGTGGCCGGGCAGGCCTGGCGCGACTACGGGCAGATCATTCTGGCCGACGACGAGGACGAGATGATCCGCATGGCCGACGAGATCGCCTCCGAGCACGTGCAGGTGCTCACCCGCGATCCGGATGTCTTCCTCAGCGGCATGACCAACTACGGCTCGCTGTTCCTGGGGCCGGAGACCAACGTGGCCTACGGCGACAAGGCCATCGGCACCAACCACATCCTGCCGACCGGCCGCGCCGCGCGGTACACCGGCGGGCTGTGGGTCGGGAAGTTCCTCAAGACCGTGACGTACCAGCGGGCCACCCGCGAGGCCTCGGTCGTGGTGGGCCGGCACTGCTCGGTCATCTGCGGCATCGAGGGGTTCGCCGGTCACCAGCGGCAGGCGGATCTGCGTGTCGAGCGGTATGGCCCGGCACTCGCCGTGGGCACCGACGACTGA